Sequence from the Deltaproteobacteria bacterium genome:
ATCTGCCGCAAACCTGTGAATGGCGATATGCGGTAGCCGAAAACGCCTGTAACCCATCCCCTCGCAGGCCATATGGCAGGAGTGGAGGCAAAGTGAGATGTTTGTTTAAAAAGATATTCATGAACCTCTGTAAAGCTCTTTTCCTGCGTCATTGTCTCCGCCCTCAACTGATCGAGGTCTGAATGCATTTGCTTTATCAGTCCACCCCTGGCAACACCTAATGCAGTCATATCCTCTTCCATAGGCGACGGGCCTCCGATACCAAGTATTTGGTTTGAACCACCAGGAACCTCCATATTTGTAATAATCCTCAACTTCTTGTCAAACTGCTTTAACTTAGCCATCTGAAACTCAACGTCAATCATCTTGCTTGCCAACGCCTGCAATTGTATCTTTTGTTCAGCGTTCTCCTTCCGGAGCCTGTTAAGTTCATGGGTTTTTAATTTCACTCTGGTGTAATCAAAAAGCATAAATGAAAATCCGGCAAAAGAGATGCCCAGTATAATAACTATGGTTTTTAACAAGTTGAGAGGGAGTCTGAACTTCCTGATATGAGAAGGGTCCTGAGGAACAATAAAAACGGTAAAGAATCTTTTTTTCAATTTTTAACCCTCCTTTCTATAAACATTAAGTGTTTTAGTATCACATAGAACTAAATTTGTCAATGTTTTTATCTATCACTGTCATTTAAA
This genomic interval carries:
- a CDS encoding M23 family metallopeptidase, which produces MKKRFFTVFIVPQDPSHIRKFRLPLNLLKTIVIILGISFAGFSFMLFDYTRVKLKTHELNRLRKENAEQKIQLQALASKMIDVEFQMAKLKQFDKKLRIITNMEVPGGSNQILGIGGPSPMEEDMTALGVARGGLIKQMHSDLDQLRAETMTQEKSFTEVHEYLFKQTSHFASTPAIWPARGWVTGVFGYRISPFTGLRQMHEGLDIANAVGTPVFAPADGIVSKVARENGLGKTISINHGYGIVTRYGHFSDIYVHVGKRVKRGEKVAAVGNTGRSTGPHLHYEVLVNGINVNPEKYILN